In Gymnogyps californianus isolate 813 chromosome 20, ASM1813914v2, whole genome shotgun sequence, a single window of DNA contains:
- the TPST1 gene encoding protein-tyrosine sulfotransferase 1 isoform X1, which yields MVGKLKQNLLLACLVISSVTVFYLGQHAMECHHRIEERSQPVRMENVRSTVRTASNVNANKTFTYNKDMPLIFIGGVPRSGTTLMRAMLDAHPDIRCGEETRVIPRILAVKQMWARSSKEKIRLDEAGVTDEVLDSAMQAFLLEIIVKHGEPAPYLCNKDPFALKSLTYLARIFPNAKFLLMVRDGRASVHSMISRKVTIAGFDLNSYRDCLTKWNRAIETMYNQCMEVGFERCMLVHYEQLVLHPERWMRTLLKFLRIPWNQAVLHHEEMIGKAGGVSLSKVERSTDQVIKPVNVEALSKWVGKIPADVLQDMPVIAPMLAKLGYDPYANPPNYGKPDQKVVENTRRVYKGEFQLPDFLKEVPQPKKTVEGKSRGKIK from the exons ATGGTTGGAAAACTCAAACAGAACTTGCTATTGGCATGTCTGGTGATCAGTTCAGTGACAGTGTTTTATTTGGGCCAACACGCTATGGAGTGTCACCATCGAATAGAAGAACGCAGCCAGCCTGTGAGGATGGAAAATGTGAGAAGCACAGTAAGAACTGCTTCCAatgtaaatgcaaacaaaacctttaCTTACAACAAAGACATGCCTTTAATATTTATTGGAGGAGTACCTCGAAGTGGCACTACCTTAATGCGTGCCATGCTTGATGCCCATCCGGATATTCGATGCGGAGAAGAGACAAGGGTAATCCCGCGAATTCTGGCAGTTAAGCAGATGTGGGCTAGATCAAGCAAAGAGAAGATCCGACTGGATGAAGCTGGAGTCACAGATGAGGTTCTGGACTCAGCCATGCAAGCATTTTTATTGGAAATCATTGTGAAACATGGGGAGCCTGCTCCATATTTGTGTAACAAAGatccttttgctttaaaatcctTAACTTATCTTGCTAGAATTTTCCCCAATGCCAAATTTCTTCTAATGGTACGGGATGGTCGTGCATCTGTACATTCCATGATATCTAGAAAAGTCACAATAGCTGGATTTGACCTTAACAGCTACAGGGACTGCTTGACCAAGTGGAATCGTGCTATAGAAACTATGTATAACCAGTGTATGGAGGTTGGTTTTGAAAGGTGTATGCTGGTACATTACGAACAACTCGTATTGCATCCTGAAAGATGGATGAGAACTCTCTTAAAGTTTCTTCGCATCCCGTGGAACCAAGCAGTGCTGCACCATGAAGAAATGATTGGAAAAGCAGGGGgtgtttctctttcaaa GGTTGAAAGATCTACTGACCAAGTAATCAAGCCAGTCAATGTGGAAGCACTGTCAAAGTGGGTTGGGAAGATACCTGCTGATGTTCTGCAAGATATGCCCGTGATTGCACCCATGCTAGCAAAACTGGGCTATGATCCATATGCCAATCCACCAAATTATGGAAAGCCAGATCAAAAAGTTGTGGAAAACACAAGGAGG gtcTATAAAGGTGAATTTCAGCTTCCTGACTTTCTTAAAGAAGTGCCACAG CCAAAGAAGACAGTAGAAGGGAAGTCTCGTGGCAAGATAAAATGA
- the TPST1 gene encoding protein-tyrosine sulfotransferase 1 isoform X2, giving the protein MVGKLKQNLLLACLVISSVTVFYLGQHAMECHHRIEERSQPVRMENVRSTVRTASNVNANKTFTYNKDMPLIFIGGVPRSGTTLMRAMLDAHPDIRCGEETRVIPRILAVKQMWARSSKEKIRLDEAGVTDEVLDSAMQAFLLEIIVKHGEPAPYLCNKDPFALKSLTYLARIFPNAKFLLMVRDGRASVHSMISRKVTIAGFDLNSYRDCLTKWNRAIETMYNQCMEVGFERCMLVHYEQLVLHPERWMRTLLKFLRIPWNQAVLHHEEMIGKAGGVSLSKVERSTDQVIKPVNVEALSKWVGKIPADVLQDMPVIAPMLAKLGYDPYANPPNYGKPDQKVVENTRRVYKGEFQLPDFLKEVPQTEPME; this is encoded by the exons ATGGTTGGAAAACTCAAACAGAACTTGCTATTGGCATGTCTGGTGATCAGTTCAGTGACAGTGTTTTATTTGGGCCAACACGCTATGGAGTGTCACCATCGAATAGAAGAACGCAGCCAGCCTGTGAGGATGGAAAATGTGAGAAGCACAGTAAGAACTGCTTCCAatgtaaatgcaaacaaaacctttaCTTACAACAAAGACATGCCTTTAATATTTATTGGAGGAGTACCTCGAAGTGGCACTACCTTAATGCGTGCCATGCTTGATGCCCATCCGGATATTCGATGCGGAGAAGAGACAAGGGTAATCCCGCGAATTCTGGCAGTTAAGCAGATGTGGGCTAGATCAAGCAAAGAGAAGATCCGACTGGATGAAGCTGGAGTCACAGATGAGGTTCTGGACTCAGCCATGCAAGCATTTTTATTGGAAATCATTGTGAAACATGGGGAGCCTGCTCCATATTTGTGTAACAAAGatccttttgctttaaaatcctTAACTTATCTTGCTAGAATTTTCCCCAATGCCAAATTTCTTCTAATGGTACGGGATGGTCGTGCATCTGTACATTCCATGATATCTAGAAAAGTCACAATAGCTGGATTTGACCTTAACAGCTACAGGGACTGCTTGACCAAGTGGAATCGTGCTATAGAAACTATGTATAACCAGTGTATGGAGGTTGGTTTTGAAAGGTGTATGCTGGTACATTACGAACAACTCGTATTGCATCCTGAAAGATGGATGAGAACTCTCTTAAAGTTTCTTCGCATCCCGTGGAACCAAGCAGTGCTGCACCATGAAGAAATGATTGGAAAAGCAGGGGgtgtttctctttcaaa GGTTGAAAGATCTACTGACCAAGTAATCAAGCCAGTCAATGTGGAAGCACTGTCAAAGTGGGTTGGGAAGATACCTGCTGATGTTCTGCAAGATATGCCCGTGATTGCACCCATGCTAGCAAAACTGGGCTATGATCCATATGCCAATCCACCAAATTATGGAAAGCCAGATCAAAAAGTTGTGGAAAACACAAGGAGG gtcTATAAAGGTGAATTTCAGCTTCCTGACTTTCTTAAAGAAGTGCCACAG ACTGAACCTATGGAATAG
- the KCTD7 gene encoding BTB/POZ domain-containing protein KCTD7, with protein MVVVTGQNKVSGNPDDAMSSSDAEDDFQEPATPTATQAGQALPLLPQQFPEVVPLNVGGMYFTTRLSTLRRYEDTMLAAMFSGRHYIPTDAEGRYFIDRDGTYFGDILNFLRSGDLPPRERVRSVYKEAQYYSIGPLLDNLEDIQPLKGEKVRQAFLGLMPYYKDHLERIIEIAKLRAMQRKARFAKLKVCVFKEEMPITPYECPHFNSLRFERSESETKLFEHHCEVDVSFGPWEAVADVYDLLHCIVTDLSDRGITVDHQCIGVCDKHLINHYYCKRPIYEFKITWW; from the exons ATGGTGGTAGTTACGGGGCAGAACAAAGTGAGTGGAAACCCGGATGATGCCATGTCGAGCTCAGATGCAGAGGATGATTTCCAAGAGCCAGCCACTCCTACTGCAACCCAGGCAGGACAAGCACTACCTCTGCTGCCTCAGCAG TTTCCAGAAGTTGTTCCACTGAACGTAGGAGGCATGTATTTTACAACAAGACTGTCAACACTGAGACGTTATGAGGACACAATGTTGGCAGCGATGTTCAGTGGAAGACACTATATTCCAACAGATGCTGAAGGCAGATACTTTATTGACAGAGATGGAACCTACTTTGG AGACATACTTAACTTTCTACGATCCGGTGACCTGCCACCAAGAGAACGAGTGAGGTCAGTTTACAAGGAAGCTCAGTATTATTCCATAGGACCATTGCTAGACAATCTAGAGGATATTCAGCctcttaaaggagaaaaagttaGACAAGCTTTCCTGGGCCTAATGCCGTATTACAAAG atcaTTTGGAACGGATAATCGAAATAGCAAAGCTTAGAGctatgcaaagaaaagcaagatttgCAAAACTGAAGGTCTGTGTCTTCAAAGAAGAGATGCCCATCACTCCCTATGAATGCCCCCATTTCAATTCTTTACGTTTTGAAAGGAGTGAAAGTGAGACAAAGCTATTTGAACATCATTGCGAAGTAGATGTGTCTTTTGGCCCCTGGGAGGCTGTGGCTGATGTATATGATCTTCTGCACTGTATTGTGACAGACCTGTCTGATAGAGGGATAACTGTGGATCATCAGTGTATTGGGGTGTGTGATAAACACCTGATAAATCACTATTACTGCAAGCGTCCTATCTATGAATTCAAGATTACTTGGTGGTGA